The Polyangium spumosum region GTGGGCGATGGCGTCGCAGAGCGCGCGCACGATGCCCGCACGATCCCCAGCCTGCGCTTGCGCCTCGGCGAGCCGAAGGCAAACGTCGACGCGGGCGCGCGCGTCGGGGGAGGCATCGGCGAGGCGCGTGAGCGCATGCACGGCGAGCGCGTGATCACCGCGCTTGGCGGCGACGTGGTAGAGGCGGTCGAGGGCGCGGTGGTTCGACGGCTCGGAGGAGAGCACGGCCTGGATGCACTGCTCGGCGCGGGGGAGATCGGCGAGCGGCCCTTCGTAGAGGGTCGCGAGCTCGAAGTACGCGGCCGTGCGCGCCTCGGGGACGGCGCCGATCGTGACGATCCGTTGCCAGGCGTCGCGGGCCTCGGCAGGGAGGCGTTGCGCCGTGTAGAGGCGCGCCGTGAGCATGAGCGCGGGGACGTCGTCGGGCGTCTCGTGCAAGACGCGGCGCATGGCCGCGACGCCGATGCTCGGATCGGGCGAGGTGCCGCCCGCCTCGTGGTGGCGAAGGACCGCGCGGCCGATCTCGGTGCCGAGCAGGACGATCTGCGCCGCGGAGGTGGCGCGCTCGAGCGCCGCGCCGAGGCGATCGGCGAGGCGCGCAGGATCGAGGGCGAGGCCCCGCGCGAGGGCACGCGCGGCGGCCTCGCAGTCGGGGTCCTCGCGGAGGGCGTGCTCGTAGAGCTCGAGCGCCTCGCCCATGAGGCCGGGCTCCTCGGCGGTGAGCTGCGCGGCGCGGACGAGGTGCGCGGCGCGGCGAGAGGCGCCCTCGACGATGCGGGCGAGCGCGCGGTTCGCCGTGATGAGCGCCGAGCGATCGCCGAGCTCGCCGGCGAGGCGATCGAGGCCACGCGCCGCGAGCAAGCTGTCGGGGAAGAGCACGAGGGTCTCGCGGTAGCCGGCGAGCGAGGCGCGGGCGAGCGAGGCGTCACCCGCGGCCTTGGCCTCGATGAGGAGCGCCTCTTCGAGCTGGAAGAAGCCGCGGGCGAAGGGCTCGCGGGCGAGGGACTTGCGCGCGGTGATCGACGCGAGGAGGAGCGCGCCTGCCGGGCCGGTCGCTGCAGGCGAGACGGCGCCCTCGACGAGGCGACCGGCGATGCGGATGATCGCGTCGTGCACGCTGCTGTCGGCGGGCCGCTCGGCGACCACGCGGCCGAGCGCGTCGAGGAGCGCGTCGCTCGGGATGCGCTCCTCCAGCGTGACGAGGTGCGCGAGCGCGCCCGTGCGCGCGACGGCCGACCTCGTGGCCGCGGCCTGCCCGCGGAGGACGTCGGCGAGCGCGACGGCCTGCGCGCTCCTGTGCAGGTGCTCGAGCATGCGCAGCGCGGGGACGTGATCGGGCACGACGGCGATGAGCCCTTCGAGCAGCGCCACGGCCTCGCGCCGATCCTTGCGGCAGAGCACGTCGGCGAACGCGACGCGGATGGCGTGATCGACCGAGGCCGGCGGGTGGCGCGCGAGCCAGCCCGCGTAGAGCGCGGCGAGCTCGTCGGTCGCGCGGCGCCGCACGAGGATGCGCTCCATGGCCTCGACGACGGCCGGATCGAACGCGCCTTCGGCGGCCGTGGAGAGCGCGTCGGCGGCCGCGAGGGTGGCGAGCGCGGCTTGATCGTCGCCGAGCAGGAGCTCCTCGACCTCGGCGGCCTGGAACAGGAAGCTCGCGCGCGTGATGGGCCCGGTGGCGCCCTCGGCGAGCTTCTTCAGCGACGCGACGAGGCGGCGATGATCCCCGGTGGCGCGGAGCAAGCGCATGATCTCGAGCGCGGGCATCGGGTGATCCGGGCGCAGGCGCGCGGCCTCTTCGTAGGCCTTCACCGCGTCCTGCGGGCGCTTGAGGCGCAACTCGTCGAACCGCGCCACCTCGATCCAGAGGCCAAACGACCCCGCGGGATCGCAGCGGATGAGCCCGAGGAGCGCTTGTTTTGCCTCCTCGTTCCGGCCCGCGCGGCTGAGCAAGCGGAAGCGCGCGCGCAGCGCGTCCGGATCGGTGGCCTTGACGGCGAGGGCACGATCCACGAGCTCGACGGCGCGATCCCGATCCCCCACGCGCTCGCCGACCACATCCGCGGCGCGGAGCAAGAGCCTGCGCTTCAGGGCCGGATCCTCCGTCAGCTCGGACTCCGCCACGAGCGCCTGCGCGAGCCTTCGATGATCCCCGGCGCGCTGCGCGTTCCGCTGCATCGCGAGGACCGCCGTGCGCCGCACGGGGTCGAGCGCGAGGATCTGCTCGAGCACCTCCAGCGCGCGCTCCGGCTGCCCGAGCTCGTCCTCCCAGATGCTCACGAGCTTCTCGAGCAGCGCGATCTTGCGCGGCGCCTCGGCCTGGGCCTGCGCGGCCTGCGTGTAGAGATCGATCCGCGCGCGCACGCCCGCGTCGGCCTCGCGCGCGGGCTTCTCGAGCAGCGCGGTGAGGGTGTCGAAGACCGAGGCGTCGCCGGGGTTCACGGTCCACGCGGCCTTCAGGTAGGTGATCGCCTCGTCGCGCTTGCGCAGGTGCCGCTCGCAGATGTCGGCGGCGCGCATGAGCGAGGCGACGCGCTGGTGCGCGGGGCGCTCGGCGTTGCCCTCAGCAGCCCAGACCTCGACGCGGCGCTCGTGCCGGCCGAGGCGCTGCAGCGCGCGGTCGAGCCGCTCCCGCGTCGACTCGTCCACCGGATCGTGCCGGAGCGCCTGCTCGGCGTGCGCGGCCGCGTTCTCCGCTTGCCCGAGCGCGTCGTAGATCTCCGAGAGCCGGACGTGCGCGTGCGCGATCGCCTCCTGCCCCGTCAACGTGGCGAGCTCGCGCTTGCGCGTGATCGACGCCTGCTCGAGCGCGCCTTCTTGCTCCTGCAGCCGGCTCAGCTCGGAGAGGATCCGGCGCGAGGTCGGCGTCCCCGAGGGCGCGCGCGCGGTGGCGCGGCCGAGCAGCGCGATCGCCTCGTGCGGATCCCGCAGCCGCTCGGCCTGGATCCGCGCCGCGGCGTAGAGCAGCCGCGAGGCGCGATCGTCGTCGAGCTCGTGCTCGGCCTCGGCGGAGAGCGCGTCGCAGAACGCGCGCGGATCGTCGTGGCGGACGTGGTGCCGTGCGAGCGCGGCGCGCACGGGCCCCGGCGCGGGTTCGAAGCCGACGGCTCGTTCGAGGGCCGTGGCGGCGAGCGCCGGCTGCTGGAGCATGTCGTCGAGCACCGCCGCGCGCTCGACGTGGAGCCACGCGGCGAGCCGCGTGTCCCCGTCGGTCTTTCCCGCCTCGGGGGCGTACGCGTCGGCCATGCGCTCGAGGTGCTTGGCGAGCGACTCGGCGAGATCACGCGCCTTGCCGCGCTCGAGCTCGCGACGGAGGACCGCCTCGAGCCCGCGCAGCGCGTGCGGATGCGAGGGCACGAGGTCGAGGGCCTTTCCGTAGGCCGCGCGTGCCTCGGGCCAGCGCCCGAGATCGGCCGAGGCCCGCGCGCGCTCGACGAGCAGATCCGCGCGCTCGCCGTCGCTCTCGGCGACCACGAGCTCGTCGTCGACGACCGAGATCCGCTCCAGCCGATCCTCGGGCTCGAACAGGTGCCGGAGCCGCGTGAGCGCCGGGCCGAGCGAGCGCGTGATCGAGCGCGCCGCCGCGAACGAGCGGCGCGCGGCGATCCGATCGTGCTCGACGCGCTCCTCGACCATGCCCCGCTCGACGAGTGCGCGCGCCGCGGCCACGGGATCGGCGCTCGTGAGGCGCTCGGCGCGCCGCGTGAGCTCGACGCCCACGGTGAGCGGCTCGACGGGAGCGGCCTCGGCGGGCGTGGCGGGCGCGGCGGCGGCAGGCGCGGCGGGCGCCGCGGCGGCTTGCGCGGGCGCGGCAGGCGCAGGGGCGACGCCCGTCGGGAGGGTGGTCGCGCGACGCGGCGGAGAAGCGGGACGCGCGGGCAGCGGCGGTGGCGACATCGGCGGCAGCGGCGGCGGCGACATCACCGGCAGCGGCGCGGGCGCGGCGGCGGCCGCCTCGGGCGCGGCGCGCACCTGCGTCGTCGCGGGCTTCGGCAGCAGCGGCCCGACCGCGGGGACGACCTTGCCCGGCGGCGCGGGCTTCGGCCCTGCCGCTTGCGTGGGCGACGCGGTCTTCGTGGGCAACGGAGGGGGCTTGCCCTTGTCTGCCTCGTCCCACCCCGCGTCCACGGACATCATGGCGGGCCGCGCCTGCGGGGCGGGTTTGTCCTCGGCATTCGTCTCGTCGGGTCGCTCGTCGTTCTCGGCCACGCCTCGATGCTACACGGCTTGCCCGCGGATCGAGCAAGCCCCGGGCAGCGGGCGCCCGTTCGCCCGTGGGGGCGGCGCGTCAATCACACGTCGCGCCGATACATGCCGCGAACTCCTCGCCACATTCGCTCTGGATGCAGGCGAAGTCACCGCCGCAGATGGGCAACACGTCGACGGCGCAGGTGAGCACCTGATCCACGAAGAACTGCACGTCGGCGCAGCCTTGGGCGACGCAGTTCGCCACACAGGTCACGCTGAATTTCGGGGGTTCTGCGCCGAGATCGATGCACCCGAGGGCGCACGTGACCACCTCGAGGCAACCTTTCGCCTCGCACGTCCCGCAGTCCTGGGGACAGATCGAGCACGTCTCGAACGGCTCGCACTTGCCGTTCGGGCACACCGCGCAGACGCCGCAGTCCGCCTGGCACGAGGCGCACGTCTCGGTGCCGGTGCAGAACCCGTCGCCGCAGCCCGGGCATTTCCCGCAGTCCCCGGGGCATGTGAAGCAGTTCTCGGTGGCCGCCGTGCACGCGCCGTCGCCGCAGCTCGGGCACGCGTCGCAGTCCGGCGCGCAGGACAGGCAATCCTCCGACGCCGTGCAGAACCCGTCGCCGCAGCTCGCGCACGCGCCGCAGTCCGTCGGGCACGACGCGCACGTCTCGCTCGCGTCGCAGGCGCCGTTGCCGCACGTCTGGCAGAGCCCACAATCGACGGGGCAGGTCGCGCAGCTCTCGCTCGCGCCGCAGGCGCCGTCGCCGCAGCTCTGGCAGTTGCCGCAGTCGAGCACGCAGGTCGCGCAGCTCTCGCCCTCGCCGCACGCCCCGTCGCCGCAGCTCGCGCACACGCCGCAGTCCACGGGGCAGTTCTCGCAGGCCTCGATCCCGGCGCACGCGCCGTCGCCGCATCCCGCGCAGAAGCCGCAGTCCTCTGCGCAGCTCGCGCACGTCTCGTCGGAGTCACACGCGCCGTCGCCGCACGCGCCGTCGCCCGCGAACGCCCCCTCCGAGGGCGTGATGCCCGTGCGGCCGCATCCGGCGAAGGGAAACAACGCGCCGAGCGCGCCGAGCAACACCACCCCGACGAACGACCTCTGCAAGAAGCGCCGCGAGCTCTGCATGGGATCCACCTGCCGGAACGAAGGAAACGAAGCGAGCGAGCTTCGATCCTACCCGAGCCGGTCTCCCCGCGCTGCGCCCACGCGGCCTTCGTGCAGGCGCACAAAAAAGGACACCCCGGCGACCCGCAAAAACGGATCGCCGGGGTGTAAGTCGCTTCACTTCGGGGCGTCGGCCGGAGCGGCCTGGTCGCCCGCCGGGGCGGCCTCGCCACCAGCCGGCGGCGCAGCCTGGTCCGCCGGAGCGGCCTCGCCACCGGCCGGGGGCGCAGCCTGGTCCGCCGGCGCGCCCTCGGCCGCCGCCGGCTCCGGCGTGCCGCCGCCGCAAGCGACCGCGAGGAGGGAGACCGAAAGGGCGAGGATGATGTGCTTGATCATGATGTGATCCTCCGTACTGTCTGAAGAAGCTCCCGCAGACGTCCGACCTGCGGCACTCCCCTGGACGCCTGAGGTCCTGGGAACGGCTCACGCGAGCTCCAAAAAAATCTTTGTGGCTGCCGTGAGCCACCTGCCACACCCTGAGCGTCCTTAGAGCTGCAGGATTATCGAAAATGGCGCCCAGACTTCAGCGCGGTCGCTTACGGCTCGTCGAGCCAGCCTCCCGCCCCGCCGAGGGTGAGGAGGTGGCCGCGATGCCGATCCACGACGATCGCGCCGAAGCCCGAACGCCGCCCGAGACCAGGCGAGGCCCCAAAGGCAGCCGCTCGGCGCTCGCGAACCTGCCGGACGCGCAGCTCGTCGGCCTCGGCGCGGAGGGCGACGTGCAGGCCCTCGAGATCCTCTACCGGCGCCACGCGGCCTTCGCGATCAACCTCGCCACGCGGATCGAGGGCTCGCCGCGCGACGTGGAGGACATCGTCCATGACGCGTTCCTCCGCGCCTTCGAGCGCCTGCGTGATCTCACCGATCGCGCCGCCTTCAAGGGCTGGCTCGGCTCCATCGTGGTGCACGCGGTGCGCTCGCGCATGCGCCGCGGCAAGCTCCTGAACCTCCTCGGCCTCGGACGCGCGAGCGAGCCCGTCGACCTCGACGCGATCGCCAGCCCCGAGGCCTCGCCGCACGTGCGCGCGCAGCTCGCCCAGATCTACGCGCTGCTGCGCACGCTCCCCACGGACGAGCGCATCGCCTGGACGCTCCGCTGCATCGAAGGGCACGAGCTCGAGGCCGTCGCGAACCTCACGAGCTGCTCGCTCGCCACCGTGAAACGTCGTATCACGCGCGCGCAGCGTTTCCTCGACGAACACTTCGTCGACCCGACCGGCAAGGATGAACCGGTGAGCAAAGAGGTGGACCAATGACCCGCCGCGTGGTGCCTCCCCTGCGCCCGCAAGACCTGCGGGACCACGCGGTTCCGGCCCGGATCGATCGCGTCTGGGAGCGGCTCGAGCACGAGCTGCCCGGCCGTGAGCCCGAGCGGTCGCGATGGACCGGCACGCTGATCGCGGTCGCCGCCGCGACGATCGGCGCCTTCTGCGCAGGCCTCTACGTGGGGACGAGCAAGAGCTCGAGCGGCGTCCCGACCGAGGTCCACGCGATCGCCACCGAGAACGACGCCACGCCGAGCGTGCTCGCGGCAGGCAGCCGGCAGGCGAGTTATCCGCTGCCCGGCGGCGGCACGTTGACCCTCTCGCCAGGCACCACCGTGGAGGTCGAGCGCGGCGAGGGTGAGTCGCTCACGTTGCGCCTCCTGCGCGGCGAGGCCTCGGTCGACACGGACTCCGCGCCCAGGGCCGCGGATCTCGCGGTCGTCGCCGAGGGCGCGAGCCTCCA contains the following coding sequences:
- a CDS encoding RNA polymerase sigma factor, whose amino-acid sequence is MPIHDDRAEARTPPETRRGPKGSRSALANLPDAQLVGLGAEGDVQALEILYRRHAAFAINLATRIEGSPRDVEDIVHDAFLRAFERLRDLTDRAAFKGWLGSIVVHAVRSRMRRGKLLNLLGLGRASEPVDLDAIASPEASPHVRAQLAQIYALLRTLPTDERIAWTLRCIEGHELEAVANLTSCSLATVKRRITRAQRFLDEHFVDPTGKDEPVSKEVDQ
- a CDS encoding cellulose synthase; this encodes MAENDERPDETNAEDKPAPQARPAMMSVDAGWDEADKGKPPPLPTKTASPTQAAGPKPAPPGKVVPAVGPLLPKPATTQVRAAPEAAAAAPAPLPVMSPPPLPPMSPPPLPARPASPPRRATTLPTGVAPAPAAPAQAAAAPAAPAAAAPATPAEAAPVEPLTVGVELTRRAERLTSADPVAAARALVERGMVEERVEHDRIAARRSFAAARSITRSLGPALTRLRHLFEPEDRLERISVVDDELVVAESDGERADLLVERARASADLGRWPEARAAYGKALDLVPSHPHALRGLEAVLRRELERGKARDLAESLAKHLERMADAYAPEAGKTDGDTRLAAWLHVERAAVLDDMLQQPALAATALERAVGFEPAPGPVRAALARHHVRHDDPRAFCDALSAEAEHELDDDRASRLLYAAARIQAERLRDPHEAIALLGRATARAPSGTPTSRRILSELSRLQEQEGALEQASITRKRELATLTGQEAIAHAHVRLSEIYDALGQAENAAAHAEQALRHDPVDESTRERLDRALQRLGRHERRVEVWAAEGNAERPAHQRVASLMRAADICERHLRKRDEAITYLKAAWTVNPGDASVFDTLTALLEKPAREADAGVRARIDLYTQAAQAQAEAPRKIALLEKLVSIWEDELGQPERALEVLEQILALDPVRRTAVLAMQRNAQRAGDHRRLAQALVAESELTEDPALKRRLLLRAADVVGERVGDRDRAVELVDRALAVKATDPDALRARFRLLSRAGRNEEAKQALLGLIRCDPAGSFGLWIEVARFDELRLKRPQDAVKAYEEAARLRPDHPMPALEIMRLLRATGDHRRLVASLKKLAEGATGPITRASFLFQAAEVEELLLGDDQAALATLAAADALSTAAEGAFDPAVVEAMERILVRRRATDELAALYAGWLARHPPASVDHAIRVAFADVLCRKDRREAVALLEGLIAVVPDHVPALRMLEHLHRSAQAVALADVLRGQAAATRSAVARTGALAHLVTLEERIPSDALLDALGRVVAERPADSSVHDAIIRIAGRLVEGAVSPAATGPAGALLLASITARKSLAREPFARGFFQLEEALLIEAKAAGDASLARASLAGYRETLVLFPDSLLAARGLDRLAGELGDRSALITANRALARIVEGASRRAAHLVRAAQLTAEEPGLMGEALELYEHALREDPDCEAAARALARGLALDPARLADRLGAALERATSAAQIVLLGTEIGRAVLRHHEAGGTSPDPSIGVAAMRRVLHETPDDVPALMLTARLYTAQRLPAEARDAWQRIVTIGAVPEARTAAYFELATLYEGPLADLPRAEQCIQAVLSSEPSNHRALDRLYHVAAKRGDHALAVHALTRLADASPDARARVDVCLRLAEAQAQAGDRAGIVRALCDAIAHGPTDMRPWGGLARLYRVETPDGAAQYVAAIGQVLEIAQARRLPIDPRWLTTIGLLEVTVLVRPRDGVAHLQQAVALPTAGPDARAALGRGLDAANRNAEAVQVLRDVLATDMETLAKSGELSSALAGLESALAKDGRAEERLTVEEARACLGDVKPERITRLRARRMPPDALPPGVFAGPELHRLLVPEAQSPMLLAAAAIAPIAHKALRFELNSLGVSSRDRIGSRDNSGTYRIADRIAKSLGVEGFELYLSPTWQGMPRVYPGDPPAIVGPVSFIELPEPEQAFALGRLFVRIALGPTWLDELALESCDALLVAAMRTVDPSFGAREIGPVREQAVQAFSVHVQRAIGRRQRKLLEEILPSAAPGYDIRLLAAGVRRSENRLGYLLSGDLVAAVDHLCRIDRDVARAAEDPRLVVLHPVTGDLLRYALGSPSYAERRRAGTVWTSA